In the Arachis ipaensis cultivar K30076 chromosome B10, Araip1.1, whole genome shotgun sequence genome, one interval contains:
- the LOC107623189 gene encoding enolase 1, chloroplastic isoform X1 has translation MALSFTPQTTKTVSQTPSFIASRPVAPPKSVPFRNSRRSIAVRASASVASPSAAAVTAARECSVKSLKARQIVDSRGNPTVEVDLVTDQLYRSAVPSGASTGIYEALELRDGDKSVYGGKGVLNAVRNINEVLAPKLLGVDVRNQADVDAIMLEIDGTPNKSKLGANAILGVSLSVCRAGAGARGVPLYKHIQEISGTKELVMPVPAFNVINGGSHAGNNLAMQEFMILPVGATSFSEALRMGSEVYHVLKGIIKEKYGQDACNVGDEGGFAPNVQDNREGLVLLIDAIEKAGYAGKIKIGMDVAASEFYTKDGKYDLNFKKQPNDGAHVLSAQSLCNLYKDFVKEFPIVSIEDPFDQDDWGSWASLQSSVDIQLVGDDLLVTNPKRIAEAIQKKACNGLLLKVNQIGTVTESIQAALDSKAAGWGVMVSHRSGETEDNFIADLSVGLASGQIKTGAPCRSERLAKYNQLLRIEEELGSVRYAGEAFRAP, from the exons ATGGCTTTGAGTTTCACGCCCCAAACCACCAAAACCGTTTCCCAAACACCTTCCTTTATTGCCTCCAGGCCGGTAGCGCCGCCGAAGTCTGTGCCCTTTCGCAATTCGCGACGATCAATCGCGGTGCGTGCCTCGGCCTCTGTGGCGTCTCCGTCTGCAGCGGCGGTAACGGCGGCGCGGGAGTGTTCTGTGAAGTCGCTGAAGGCGAGGCAGATCGTGGATAGCAGGGGAAACCCGACGGTGGAGGTGGATCTGGTGACCGACCAGCTGTACCGATCGGCGGTGCCGAGTGGCGCCTCCACGGGGATCTACGAGGCGCTGGAGCTGAGGGATGGTGATAAGAGCGTTTATGGAGGAAAAGGAGTGCTTAATGCTGTTAGGAACATCAATGAGGTCTTGGCTCCTAAGCTTCTTGGCGTTGATGTTAG GAATCAAGCAGATGTGGATGCTATCATGCTGGAAATAGATGGAACTCCTAACAAGTCAAAGCTAGGGGCTAATGCAATATTGGGAGTTTCGCTGAGCGTGTGTAGAGCTGGTGCAGGAGCAAGAGGAGTGCCTCTATACAAACATATCCAGGAAATTTCTGGAACAAAAGAACTTGTAATGCCAGTTCCAGCTTTTAATGTTATAAATGGGGGTAGTCATGCTGGAAATAATCTGGCCATGCAAGAATTTATGATACTACCGGTTGGAGCTACTTCGTTTTCTGAGGCACTCCGCATGGGTAGTGAAG TTTATCATGTATTGAAGGGTATTATCAAGGAAAAATATGGACAAGATGCATGTAACGTTGGAGACGAAGGAGGATTTGCTCCCAATGTTCAGGATAACAGGGAGGGGCTAGTTTTACTCATTGATGCTATTGAGAAGGCTGGTTACGCTGGCAAG ATTAAAATAGGTATGGATGTTGCAGCTTCAGAGTTTTACACTAAGGATGGAAAATATGATTTGAACTTCAAGAAACAGCCAAATGATGGAGCTCATGTTCTCTCTGCCCAGAGTCTTTGCAATCTTTATAAAGACTTTGTGAAGGAATTTCCCATTGTGTCAATTGAGGATCCATTTGATCAAGATGACTGGGGTTCATGGGCTTCACTACAGTCTTCAGTTGATATTCAACTTGTAGGAGATGATTTACTTGTTACAAACCCGAAGAGAATAGCTGAAGCCATCCAGAAGAAGGCTTGCAATGGTTTGCTTCTAAAG GTTAACCAGATTGGCACAGTGACCGAATCTATTCAGGCTGCACTTGACTCAAAAGCAGCAGGCTGGGGTGTCATGGTTAGTCATCGGAGTGGTGAGACTGAAGATAACTTCATTGCTGATCTCTCTGTCGGCTTGGCCAGTGGACAG ATTAAGACTGGTGCTCCGTGCCGAAGTGAGCGATTGGCAAAGTATAATCAG CTTCTTCGCATTGAAGAGGAACTTGGAAGCGTGCGATATGCTGGTGAAGCCTTCAGAGCCCCTTAG
- the LOC107623954 gene encoding plant cysteine oxidase 3 isoform X2: MVFSLFRRYLSMGRHSHTSNKVQALYDHCNAIFSPSSTPPPSSQALHKLSSILDTVQPSDVGLSEESTDDDRGHGFFGINQLNRAARWAQPITYIDIHESDSFTMCIFCFPTSSVIPLHDHPGMTVFSKILYGSLHVKAYDWVEPPCTVESKGPGHPQVRLAKLAVDKVMTAPCETSVLYPKHGGNLHCFTAVTPCAVLDILSPPYREDEGRKCTYYHDYPYSTFSIQNGPKICDGEEEYAWLVEIGTPADLYMRSREYTGPAIQL; this comes from the exons ATGGTCTTCTCGTTATTCCGCAGATACTTGAGCATGGGCCGCCATAGCCACACCTCAAACAAGGTTCAGGCTCTCTACGACCACTGCAACGCCATTTTCTCCCCTTCCTCAACGCCACCACCTTCTTCGCAAGCTTTGCACAAGCTCTCTTCAATTCtcg ATACTGTCCAACCATCAGATGTTGGGCTTTCGGAGGAAAGTACAGATGATGATCGAGGGCATGGGTTTTTTGGAATTAATCAACTGAATAGGGCAGCTCGATGGGCTCAACCAATAACTTATATTGACATTCACGAGTCCGATAGTTTTACG ATGTGTATATTCTGTTTTCCCACTTCTTCGGTTATACCACTGCATGACCATCCTGGCATGACTGTATTTAGCAAAATTCTCTACGGCTCTTTGCATGTGAAAGCTTATGATTGGGTTGAACCTCCCTGCACTGTAGAAAGCAAGGGACCAGGACATCCTCAAG TTAGACTGGCCAAGTTAGCTGTTGATAAGGTCATGACTGCACCATGCGAGACATCGGTTTTATATCCAAAGCATGGTGGAAATCTGCACTGTTTCACAGCAGTAACACCTTGTGCTGTGCTAGACATTCTTTCACCTCCTTATAGAGAAGATGAAGGAAGGAAGTGTACTTACTATCATGATTATCCATATTCAACATTCT CAATACAAAATGGCCCTAAGATATGTGACGGCGAAGAGGAATATGCTTGGCTTGTAGAGATAGGAACGCCTGCGGATCTTTATATGCGCTCAAGAGAGTACACTGGTCCGGCTATCCAGCTTTAG
- the LOC107623189 gene encoding enolase 1, chloroplastic isoform X2 → MALSFTPQTTKTVSQTPSFIASRPVAPPKSVPFRNSRRSIAVRASASVASPSAAAVTAARECSVKSLKARQIVDSRGNPTVEVDLVTDQLYRSAVPSGASTGIYEALELRDGDKSVYGGKGVLNAVRNINEVLAPKLLGVDVRNQADVDAIMLEIDGTPNKSKLGANAILGVSLSVCRAGAGARGVPLYKHIQEISGTKELVMPVPAFNVINGGSHAGNNLAMQEFMILPVGATSFSEALRMGSEVYHVLKGIIKEKYGQDACNVGDEGGFAPNVQDNREGLVLLIDAIEKAGYAGKIKIGMDVAASEFYTKDGKYDLNFKKQPNDGAHVLSAQSLCNLYKDFVKEFPIVSIEDPFDQDDWGSWASLQSSVDIQLVGDDLLVTNPKRIAEAIQKKACNGLLLKVNQIGTVTESIQAALDSKAAGWGVMVSHRSGETEDNFIADLSVGLASGQLLRIEEELGSVRYAGEAFRAP, encoded by the exons ATGGCTTTGAGTTTCACGCCCCAAACCACCAAAACCGTTTCCCAAACACCTTCCTTTATTGCCTCCAGGCCGGTAGCGCCGCCGAAGTCTGTGCCCTTTCGCAATTCGCGACGATCAATCGCGGTGCGTGCCTCGGCCTCTGTGGCGTCTCCGTCTGCAGCGGCGGTAACGGCGGCGCGGGAGTGTTCTGTGAAGTCGCTGAAGGCGAGGCAGATCGTGGATAGCAGGGGAAACCCGACGGTGGAGGTGGATCTGGTGACCGACCAGCTGTACCGATCGGCGGTGCCGAGTGGCGCCTCCACGGGGATCTACGAGGCGCTGGAGCTGAGGGATGGTGATAAGAGCGTTTATGGAGGAAAAGGAGTGCTTAATGCTGTTAGGAACATCAATGAGGTCTTGGCTCCTAAGCTTCTTGGCGTTGATGTTAG GAATCAAGCAGATGTGGATGCTATCATGCTGGAAATAGATGGAACTCCTAACAAGTCAAAGCTAGGGGCTAATGCAATATTGGGAGTTTCGCTGAGCGTGTGTAGAGCTGGTGCAGGAGCAAGAGGAGTGCCTCTATACAAACATATCCAGGAAATTTCTGGAACAAAAGAACTTGTAATGCCAGTTCCAGCTTTTAATGTTATAAATGGGGGTAGTCATGCTGGAAATAATCTGGCCATGCAAGAATTTATGATACTACCGGTTGGAGCTACTTCGTTTTCTGAGGCACTCCGCATGGGTAGTGAAG TTTATCATGTATTGAAGGGTATTATCAAGGAAAAATATGGACAAGATGCATGTAACGTTGGAGACGAAGGAGGATTTGCTCCCAATGTTCAGGATAACAGGGAGGGGCTAGTTTTACTCATTGATGCTATTGAGAAGGCTGGTTACGCTGGCAAG ATTAAAATAGGTATGGATGTTGCAGCTTCAGAGTTTTACACTAAGGATGGAAAATATGATTTGAACTTCAAGAAACAGCCAAATGATGGAGCTCATGTTCTCTCTGCCCAGAGTCTTTGCAATCTTTATAAAGACTTTGTGAAGGAATTTCCCATTGTGTCAATTGAGGATCCATTTGATCAAGATGACTGGGGTTCATGGGCTTCACTACAGTCTTCAGTTGATATTCAACTTGTAGGAGATGATTTACTTGTTACAAACCCGAAGAGAATAGCTGAAGCCATCCAGAAGAAGGCTTGCAATGGTTTGCTTCTAAAG GTTAACCAGATTGGCACAGTGACCGAATCTATTCAGGCTGCACTTGACTCAAAAGCAGCAGGCTGGGGTGTCATGGTTAGTCATCGGAGTGGTGAGACTGAAGATAACTTCATTGCTGATCTCTCTGTCGGCTTGGCCAGTGGACAG CTTCTTCGCATTGAAGAGGAACTTGGAAGCGTGCGATATGCTGGTGAAGCCTTCAGAGCCCCTTAG
- the LOC107623954 gene encoding plant cysteine oxidase 3 isoform X1 produces MVFSLFRRYLSMGRHSHTSNKVQALYDHCNAIFSPSSTPPPSSQALHKLSSILDTVQPSDVGLSEESTDDDRGHGFFGINQLNRAARWAQPITYIDIHESDSFTCYLVQMCIFCFPTSSVIPLHDHPGMTVFSKILYGSLHVKAYDWVEPPCTVESKGPGHPQVRLAKLAVDKVMTAPCETSVLYPKHGGNLHCFTAVTPCAVLDILSPPYREDEGRKCTYYHDYPYSTFSIQNGPKICDGEEEYAWLVEIGTPADLYMRSREYTGPAIQL; encoded by the exons ATGGTCTTCTCGTTATTCCGCAGATACTTGAGCATGGGCCGCCATAGCCACACCTCAAACAAGGTTCAGGCTCTCTACGACCACTGCAACGCCATTTTCTCCCCTTCCTCAACGCCACCACCTTCTTCGCAAGCTTTGCACAAGCTCTCTTCAATTCtcg ATACTGTCCAACCATCAGATGTTGGGCTTTCGGAGGAAAGTACAGATGATGATCGAGGGCATGGGTTTTTTGGAATTAATCAACTGAATAGGGCAGCTCGATGGGCTCAACCAATAACTTATATTGACATTCACGAGTCCGATAGTTTTACG TGTTATTTGGTGCAGATGTGTATATTCTGTTTTCCCACTTCTTCGGTTATACCACTGCATGACCATCCTGGCATGACTGTATTTAGCAAAATTCTCTACGGCTCTTTGCATGTGAAAGCTTATGATTGGGTTGAACCTCCCTGCACTGTAGAAAGCAAGGGACCAGGACATCCTCAAG TTAGACTGGCCAAGTTAGCTGTTGATAAGGTCATGACTGCACCATGCGAGACATCGGTTTTATATCCAAAGCATGGTGGAAATCTGCACTGTTTCACAGCAGTAACACCTTGTGCTGTGCTAGACATTCTTTCACCTCCTTATAGAGAAGATGAAGGAAGGAAGTGTACTTACTATCATGATTATCCATATTCAACATTCT CAATACAAAATGGCCCTAAGATATGTGACGGCGAAGAGGAATATGCTTGGCTTGTAGAGATAGGAACGCCTGCGGATCTTTATATGCGCTCAAGAGAGTACACTGGTCCGGCTATCCAGCTTTAG
- the LOC107623121 gene encoding palmitoyl-acyl carrier protein thioesterase, chloroplastic, giving the protein MVATAATSSFFPVTSRTGGEGGGGIPASLGGGLKQNHRSSSVKANAHAPSKINGTATKVPKSMESMKLESSSTTGANAPRTFINQIPDWSMLLAAITTAFLAAEKQWMMIDWKPKRSDVLSDPFGIGRIVQDGLAFRQNFSIRSYEIGADKTASIETLMNHLQETALNHVKTAGLLGDGFGSTPEMCKKNLIWVVTRMQVEVDRYPTWGDVVQVDTWVSASGKNGMRRDWIIRDANTGEILTRASSIWVMMNKVTRRLSKIPEEVRQEIASYFVDSPPVVEEDNRKLSKLDDTADHIRRGLSPRWSDLDVNQHVNNVKYIGWLLESAPQAILESHELRAMTLEYRRECGKDSVLDSLTDVSGADIGNLAGGGSLECKHLLRLEDGGEIVRGRTEWRPKPVNNFGAMNQVFPAEN; this is encoded by the exons ATGGTTGCTACTGCTGCTACGTCGTCGTTTTTCCCTGTGACGTCACGAACcggtggagaaggaggaggaggaatccCTGCCAGCCTCGGCGGAGGGCTCAAACAAAATCACAGGTCTTCAAGTGTTAAGGCCAATGCGCATGCTCCTTCAAAGATCAACGGAACCGCCACAAAGGTTCCAAAATCCATGGAGAGCATGAAGCTGGAATCCTCGTCGACGACGGGGGCTAATGCGCCGAGGACTTTCATTAACCAGATTCCGGATTGGAGCATGCTGCTGGCCGCCATCACGACAGCCTTCCTTGCGGCGGAGAAGCAGTGGATGATGATCGATTGGAAGCCGAAGCGATCCGATGTGCTATCTGATCCATTTGGTATTGGGAGGATTGTGCAGGATGGGCTTGCTTTCAGGCAAAATTTCTCCATTCGATCTTACGAGATAGGCGCCGATAAGACCGCGTCTATAGAGACGCTAATGAATCATTTGCAG GAAACTGCACTTAATCATGTTAAGACTGCTGGGCTTCTTGGTGATGGCTTTGGTTCGACGCCGGAAATGTGTAAGAAGAACCTGATATGGGTTGTGACTCGGATGCAAGTTGAAGTTGATCGTTACCCAACATG GGGAGATGTAGTTCAAGTTGACACTTGGGTTTCTGCATCAGGGAAAAATGGTATGCGTCGTGATTGGATCATACGTGATGCCAATACGGGTGAAATCTTGACAAGAGCCTCCAG TATTTGGGTCATGATGAATAAAGTGACAAGGAGACTATCCAAAATTCCAGAAGAAGTCAGGCAAGAGATTGCGTCGTATTTTGTGGATTCTCCTCCAGTTGTCGAAGAGGATAACAGAAAACTGTCTAAACTTGATGATACTGCAGATCATATTCGTCGTGGTCTAAGT CCTAGATGGAGTGATCTAGATGTTAATCAGCATGTTAACAATGTGAAGTACATTGGCTGGCTTCTGGAg AGTGCTCCACAGGCAATCTTGGAGAGTCATGAGCTGCGGGCCATGACTCTGGAGTACAGGAGGGAATGTGGCAAGGACAGTGTGCTGGATTCCCTAACTGATGTCTCTGGTGCTGATATCGGGAACTTAGCTGGCGGCGGATCTCTCGAGTGCAAACACTTGCTTAGGCTTGAAGATGGTGGTGAGATTGTGAGGGGTAGGACTGAATGGAGGCCCAAGCCTGTGAACAACTTTGGTGCTATGAATCAGGTTTTTCCAGCAGAAAACTGA
- the LOC107623954 gene encoding plant cysteine oxidase 3 isoform X3, translating into MVNIKTKGHERLCMHTVQPSDVGLSEESTDDDRGHGFFGINQLNRAARWAQPITYIDIHESDSFTCYLVQMCIFCFPTSSVIPLHDHPGMTVFSKILYGSLHVKAYDWVEPPCTVESKGPGHPQVRLAKLAVDKVMTAPCETSVLYPKHGGNLHCFTAVTPCAVLDILSPPYREDEGRKCTYYHDYPYSTFSIQNGPKICDGEEEYAWLVEIGTPADLYMRSREYTGPAIQL; encoded by the exons ATGGTCAACATTAAAACAAAAGGG CACGAGCGACTGTGCATGC ATACTGTCCAACCATCAGATGTTGGGCTTTCGGAGGAAAGTACAGATGATGATCGAGGGCATGGGTTTTTTGGAATTAATCAACTGAATAGGGCAGCTCGATGGGCTCAACCAATAACTTATATTGACATTCACGAGTCCGATAGTTTTACG TGTTATTTGGTGCAGATGTGTATATTCTGTTTTCCCACTTCTTCGGTTATACCACTGCATGACCATCCTGGCATGACTGTATTTAGCAAAATTCTCTACGGCTCTTTGCATGTGAAAGCTTATGATTGGGTTGAACCTCCCTGCACTGTAGAAAGCAAGGGACCAGGACATCCTCAAG TTAGACTGGCCAAGTTAGCTGTTGATAAGGTCATGACTGCACCATGCGAGACATCGGTTTTATATCCAAAGCATGGTGGAAATCTGCACTGTTTCACAGCAGTAACACCTTGTGCTGTGCTAGACATTCTTTCACCTCCTTATAGAGAAGATGAAGGAAGGAAGTGTACTTACTATCATGATTATCCATATTCAACATTCT CAATACAAAATGGCCCTAAGATATGTGACGGCGAAGAGGAATATGCTTGGCTTGTAGAGATAGGAACGCCTGCGGATCTTTATATGCGCTCAAGAGAGTACACTGGTCCGGCTATCCAGCTTTAG